In Equus caballus isolate H_3958 breed thoroughbred chromosome 7, TB-T2T, whole genome shotgun sequence, one DNA window encodes the following:
- the OR7D4F gene encoding olfactory receptor family 7 subfamily D member 4F isoform X1 gives MEAGNHTGVSEFLLLGLSEDPELQPLLFGLFLSMYLVTMLGNLLIILAISSDSQLHTPMYFFLSNLSFVDICFISTTVPKMLVNIQAQSKDISYIGCLTQVCFFTLFSGMDNCLLTVMAYDRFVAICHPLHYNVIMNPRLCNLLILISWVIILCISLLHILLMVQLTFCIGTEIPHFFCELAQIIKLASSDTLINNISLYVATALLSVFPLTGILFSYSQIVSTLTRMSSAGGKYKAFSTCGSHLSAVSLYYGTGLGVYLSSAVTHSSKRSCIASVMYTVITPMLNPFIYSLRNKDVKGALGRLLSRASSCL, from the coding sequence ATGGAAGCAGGAAACCACACAGGAGTATCAGAATTCCTCCTCCTGGGTCTCTCAGAGGATCCTGAACTGCAGCCCCTGCTCTTTGGGCTGTTCCTGTCCATGTACCTGGTCACCATGCTCgggaacctgctcatcatcctggCCATCAGCTCTGACTCCCagctccacacccccatgtacttcttcctctccaacctgtcCTTTGTCGACATCTGCTTCATCTCCACCACTGTCCCAAAGATGTTGGTGAACATCCAGGCACAGAGCAAGGACATCTCCTACATAGGATGCCTCACTCAGGTGTGTTTCTTTACACTTTTTTCTGGAATGGACAATTGCCTCCTgactgtgatggcctatgaccggtttgtggccatctgccacccccTGCACTACAATGTCATCATGAACCCACGCCTCTGCAATCTCCTGATTCTGATATCTTGGGTCATTATTCTCTGTATCTCCTTGCTTCATATTCTGCTGATGGTGCAGTTGACCTTCTGTATAGGCACTGAAATTCCACATTTCTTCTGTGAACTGGCTCAGATTATCAAGTTAGCCTCCTCTGACACTCTCATTAATAACATCTCCTTGTATGTGGCAACTGCCCTGCTGAGTGTGTTTCCTCTCACTGGGATCCTCTTTTCTTACTCTCAGATTGTCTCCACACTAACGAGGATGTCCTCTGCAGGaggaaaatataaagcattttccacctgtgggTCTCATCTCTCTGCAGTGTCCTTGTACTATGGGACAGGCCTTGGGGTCTACCTCAGTTCTGCTGTGACCCATTCTTCCAAGAGAAGCTGTATCGCTTCAGTGATGTACACTGTGATcacccccatgctgaaccccttcatctacagcctgaggaacaaggatgtgaaaGGGGCCCTGGGAAGGCTCCTGAGCCGAGCATCCTCTTGTCTGTGA
- the OR7D4F gene encoding olfactory receptor family 7 subfamily D member 4F (The RefSeq protein has 1 substitution compared to this genomic sequence) produces MEAGNHTGVSEFLLLGLSEDPELQPLLFGLFLSMYLVTVLGNLLIILAISSDSQLHTPMYFFLSNLSFVDICFISTTVPKMLVNIQAQSKDISYIGCLTQVCFFTLFSGMDNCLLTVMAYDRFVAICHPLHYNVIMNPRLCNLLILISWVIILCISLLHILLMVQLTFCIGTEIPHFFCELAQIIKLASSDTLINNISLYVATALLSVFPLTGILFSYSQIVSTLTRMSSAGGKYKAFSTCGSHLSAVSLYYGTGLGVYLSSAVTHSSKRSCIASVMYTVITPMLNPFIYSLRNKDVKGALGRLLSRASSCL; encoded by the coding sequence ATGGAAGCAGGAAACCACACAGGAGTATCAGAATTCCTCCTCCTGGGTCTCTCAGAGGATCCTGAACTGCAGCCCCTGCTCTTTGGGCTGTTCCTGTCCATGTACCTGGTCACCATGCTCgggaacctgctcatcatcctggCCATCAGCTCTGACTCCCagctccacacccccatgtacttcttcctctccaacctgtcCTTTGTCGACATCTGCTTCATCTCCACCACTGTCCCAAAGATGTTGGTGAACATCCAGGCACAGAGCAAGGACATCTCCTACATAGGATGCCTCACTCAGGTGTGTTTCTTTACACTTTTTTCTGGAATGGACAATTGCCTCCTgactgtgatggcctatgaccggtttgtggccatctgccacccccTGCACTACAATGTCATCATGAACCCACGCCTCTGCAATCTCCTGATTCTGATATCTTGGGTCATTATTCTCTGTATCTCCTTGCTTCATATTCTGCTGATGGTGCAGTTGACCTTCTGTATAGGCACTGAAATTCCACATTTCTTCTGTGAACTGGCTCAGATTATCAAGTTAGCCTCCTCTGACACTCTCATTAATAACATCTCCTTGTATGTGGCAACTGCCCTGCTGAGTGTGTTTCCTCTCACTGGGATCCTCTTTTCTTACTCTCAGATTGTCTCCACACTAACGAGGATGTCCTCTGCAGGaggaaaatataaagcattttccacctgtgggTCTCATCTCTCTGCAGTGTCCTTGTACTATGGGACAGGCCTTGGGGTCTACCTCAGTTCTGCTGTGACCCATTCTTCCAAGAGAAGCTGTATCGCTTCAGTGATGTACACTGTGATcacccccatgctgaaccccttcatctacagcctgaggaacaaggatgtgaaaGGGGCCCTGGGAAGGCTCCTGAGCCGAGCATCCTCTTGTCTGTGA